A DNA window from Brassica napus cultivar Da-Ae chromosome C1, Da-Ae, whole genome shotgun sequence contains the following coding sequences:
- the LOC125579890 gene encoding uncharacterized protein LOC125579890 — MDKFIWKARNDKAFNGKDITPLETIHLAKSEAESWKLAQIIEKPHEEEAIVEEAVPRPPPPPIPKCTIDASWHKEDNLFGGGMILTTEDGVTTFGSFASNRVLTPLHAEFQTLLWAMKSSIQLDHSAVTRQTAFS; from the coding sequence ATGGATAAGTTCATATGGAAAGCTCGTAATGACAAAGCTTTCAACGGCAAGGACATCACTCCGCTGGAGACCATCCATCTTGCCAAGTCTGAGGCGGAAAGCTGGAAACTCGCCCAGATAATAGAGAAGCCGCACGAGGAGGAAGCTATAGTCGAGGAAGCTGTCCCACGACCTCCCCCACCGCCCATTCCAAAATGCACGATTGACGCCTCCTGGCACAAAGAAGATAATCTTTTTGGAGGAGGAATGATCTTGACGACAGAGGATGGGGTGACGACATTTGGTTCATTCGCTAGTAACCGTGTCTTAACCCCCCTACATGCGGAGTTCCAAACTCTACTGTGGGCCATGAAATCCTCTATTCAGTTAGACCATAGTGCAGTGACAAGACAGACTGCCTTCAGCTAG